TTCTCAGAAGCTGAAGGTCAGGAAATGTGTGGAATTATTTTTAGTGGGATTTCTCCCTTTCCATGCCGCTTTGCCACAGAAAATCTAGCACAGAAATCTAAAAGGAGATGCATCTAACGCATACTTCAGTCACTTTAAGCtatgctgcagtgctgctgggggaggcaTGGGAAAGTGCAGATTCAGTTCTAGCCTCAGGTAGGGGGTGCCTTGTGAACCTCCATAGACTTGGATCCATGGATGATCAGAGGTGGTGGCTTCGGCACAGTCCAGGGCATGCTCTCCTGATCAGTCAGAGGGCAGCAGGACACATGCAGAGATGGAATGGCAGTGTTCCCACTTTGGGAGACAGCATATGCACATTAAAATTTCTGAAGCAACGTGGAAGAGCCCATGAATCAGTAGGGAACACGAGAAGCAGACGCATTTCCCATTACACTAACACACATGCCTGTCAGGTTCTATTGTCCGACTGGTTTTGATCGATCTATTTCTGTCTTACTGAACCTGTTGGTGGCAAGTTTTAGTGATGGTTACATTAATTAGTAATGTAGATGGTTAAGAGTCTCTGTATTACAAGGTGATTTTGACAATTTCTTAACATCTGTAGAACTTGCTTCAGCTTTGGAAATTgaaatggggatttttttctgtgccagtcCCATGAGCTTGTGCATCTTCACTCCTGATTGCTTTCTCTGCCAACCCAGATGGCAAGGTACCTGGGGTTTGactttttagacttttttttgtgtaactTGTTTTCATAACTAGCCCTGTATGTTTCCTCTCTTGGTTGCCAATTACCTGGAGCTGGAataccatttatttatttcttcctttaccCTCTCTCTCTCAAAGATGATGATGGGCAGGTTCTCAGCCTACCTACACGGTGGACTTTAGGTAACATCTCTGTAACAACCAAGTTTGATCTATAAATGTGCTTGGCTAAATGTCTGATCTGCAATACTTGTAATAGTTTAAAattcaataaatacatttttaacagtAGCTCTGTGAAAGGGAGAGTGTTTGCACAACCTGCTCTTCCGTCTTGGTCTTAGGAcaaacctgctgcagccacaACTGTTGAAAacaggtttctttttattttctccaaacaatctgttttctccctccctcaggcaataaataaaaagttaatttctaaaaataaaaaattaaaggaacaaaaccatACATATGTACATCAGCCACACAGGCATCTTGTGTGTTGGATTGGactggggggaaggagagaggtaGGGTGGGAAATAAGGTTCCGGGTATGTCCATGATGAGGCCTTTTCTAGGCTTGgatgaaaagctgcagcagcatcacgCAGATGACCTCTTTGGGCCAGCCTCTCCTCCACCcgactgctgctttcttccattACAGCCCCCCCCACATCCCATCCTGCTCCTTCTGGAAGAGCAacagccctgggctggtggagAGAAAACTTGAACAGAGTACTCAAAAGCAGCCTGGACTGCTGCCCCCACCCCTTCTTTCTCTTAAGCCACAGGAGGTTGGACCTAAGCTTTGCAGGAACCACGGGGGCAAGAAAAAGGGGATTTAGGATGGCATCTCCCCAGCCAGAGATtgctctccccccccccccccccccccccccccccccgccccggaaTGGGCTCAGCTGGTCACTTGGCAGGTACCTCCCAGCTCCTGTGTCACCTCCCCAGGCAGTGGCAGGGTGAGGCTGAGTGCAGGCAGCCCTGTGCAGTGTCCTGCTTGCCCCGaggccctgcctgcagctctgctggtggcCCCCATAACTGGGCTCAGGCAAGCAGCACTCACCCCACACCCTCCCCGTGGGGAAGGCTGCTGCACAATGAACCCAGGGCATGCTCCCTTTTCAACCCAGGTGAGCTAGAGGCAGAAAtacagggagaaggggaggtgTATCTTGcgggtttttttaaaaaacacgACAATAATACAGGAATGGAAAGAGATGAAGACCAGGCACTTGAGGAAACCCAGtatactattattttttttctcccccaaagaGCCTGGACAGTGTCAGGGTTTGTGGCTTTTACAACTTTCAtgctttcaaaacataaaattaaaaagcaaaaaacccaagatgAGGTAAGAAATTTCTCTACGAAAAAGATGTTGAGTCCAGGGTGAATGGCAGTGTCCGGCACTATTGCTTAACTTACCGGGGCTCcgtgcctgcctgctccctccacACCTGGCACTAGCTGCctggctggccccagcccctgAGCTAACAGCTGGGCGACGTGGTGATGGGGCTGTGCAGGTatgggaggctgctgggggtggCATGGACACCAACCGAGACTGGGAAGCTGAAGACGAactgggaggtgggggtggaggtggcCTTGCCCCTTTCCCGCAGTGTCCCCGAGGGGCTGACAGCTTCCACTGCGTAGGAGGTGGCCAACACCTGCGACTcgaactgcagcagctgccccatgAAGCTGAAGTTAGGGGAGATGATGCTCCGGCGCTGCTTGACAAACTCAAAGGCCTCCTCCAGCTTGACACGCTTCTTCATCATCAGGTAAGCCAAGCAGATGGTGGCTGAGCGGGAGATCCCAGCCTGGCAGTGGACTAGGACCCGGCCACAACACTCCTTCACAGAGTCTGGAGGGCAACAGGGGATGAGATGTGAGACCGGCACCCTTCCAGCAAAGGCTGACCCCTCACCAAACCCACTGGTGGGGACTGACCTCCCTCCCACCAGTGCAACAAACAGCCCCGGCCCCTGTGGGACCCCATCCCCTCTGAGTCAAAGGCTCTGGGTCTTTGAGGGGGGAAGCTTCCCCCCACCTAGTGAAACATGCAGGGAcgcagctccctgctcaggcACTCACCAATGTACTCAATTGCCTCCATGAACCAGGAGCTGATGTCAGCTTTGTGGTTATCCTCCACGGGGATACACTTGTACTGGTAGTGCCCCTCAAAGTGGTTGGGGCAGTCTGAGGAGACGTTCAGCAGGGCTGTGATGCCCAGCGCATCAAGCATGTCCCGCCGGGCAGCGTGGTAGGCACTGCCAAGGTAGAGGAAGGGGAGGATTTCCACAGGGCCACCCTGttccagagaaaaagaacagatatGGGGGTGACCAGGGGACAGCAGTAGGCAGGACACAAATACAGATGGCTCGGAtgccctgagcagtgcaggaACCTGGCAGCTGATCCAGGGCCCTCAAaagagggagcagaggctgcCTTTTGGAGCTGTTCAACCCATCTCAGCAGTCAGTCCGTCCCCCCCCCTGCATCCCATGCAGGAACAGGCAGGTGTAGTTAACAGGATTTGGGCTTGTCTGCTCCCCAGGGAGCGCAGAGACCCTGGGACCAGGAGGACCACCGTGCTCTCCCacaagaggaaaggaagcaggGCTCTGGCTCTGCAGTCCTCAGCCAGGGGACAGCGGAAAGACTCCAGCAGGAGCAGGTTGCAATGCTGGAAGAAGCGGTCAAAAAAAACAGCTGAGCACTGGGCTTCTAGATGTACCTGGTCATGAAGGGGGGTCCCACAGGAACTGCAGCCCAAATCCAGGGGCTCGGCGCTGGTGGGGGGCGACACGTTGCTCAGGGACTTGGTTTTTGCACAGAATTCAGGGTACTCCGAGGAGAAGCGCTCGTAACCTCCTGCAAGAGGAGAGGCACAAAGCGTTATGCCAGGCTACCTATAGCTGGAGCTGACGCATCTCACTGTGCCCTTCGCCACTAGATGATGCTACAGTGATGAAGAGTGGTCTCCTGCCCCAGGACGAGCAACCAGGCTCCTGGTAGCAAGAGGGGAGATCCTTGAGCTCCCACCACTCCCTTGGAGCAAACCCCCTGTAACGCTCTTGGCTGCCCAAAGTCTCTGGTCCAGGGTTTAGTCCCCTACGCGCTGTCAGCCAAAACCCTGGACCGAGGGCAAGGTTGCTCTCTAAGATGACGGAGAAAGGATTTGTTGCCAGCATCCTTCGACTTTAACAGGAAAAGCTGCTCCCAGGCCAAAGACCGTTTGGTTCCCAGCCTCCTCACACATCATCCTGCCACAAAGCCCAGGGTGGTCTCCCACTCTCCCAGCCTGACCCCCCAACCCAGAGCTCCCAAAACAACAGGGCAGGGAAGCCCTGGCACTGGCCAGGTACAGTGAAGCTAATcccacagcaaagctgctctccaGAGAGAGGTGTCCACTGCTTCTCAAGGACATGGGTCTCAGCTGCACGTGGAGGTGAGTGGCTTGCTCCTCTGACCTGCTGCCAGGAGGACAAGCCAAGGTGACCTCAGGTCTTTCTAGTGgcaggcaaaagaaaagcaaaccccaTCAACTTCCCAGACAGGGAAACCGAGGTGTTGGCTGCACATAAACACTTCTGGTGAGATTTCCTTCTCTCATTCACATCAAATCAACAAACCCGACGTCCTTGTAGAGTCTGACCTTGAACcttaaaaccaacagaaatcGGGTTTTTTACTACCACCACAGGAATCTAGGTAGACCAAGCCCTGACTCCAGGAGTTATCCTGGAAGACTCGCCCCAGCTGCACAACCTGTGTCTGCAGATTTGGCTGTGCCAGAGCACACACAGCAGGACACCTATTCCTCATCCAGCCTTAGCTCTGAGGCTGCCCTGAACAATGCTAGATGTTCAAAAGACCAGTGGATGCCATCacctccagcaaagcagctcagGAAACCATAGGCAGCTAGAGACCAATATTGCCAGCATCTCAGGCATCCTTTATGGTCTCCTTCTCCTACGCAAGGAAGGGCTCTAACACCTCAATGCAGAAGCGTGCACACACATCGCTAGATTTGCACTGTCCCTCCCACGTGAGCAGGACAGTTTGCAGAGGCTGTGGTTTCCAGGGCCTGACATCCCTTTGCGTCCTACCGGTTTGATCTGGAAGAGCACCCAAAACAAAGTGCCTGTTAGACATCTTCAGGAGGTCTGATCCCAAAATCCCTGGACCTACCACATCCCGCCCTGGTGGCCATCCTGAGAGGGAGAAGCTGCCCGGGGTGATGCACAGAAACGGGCTCGCTCCTTGGCAAAGCGGATCAACCCTTTCAAACGGTCAAAGTCATTTCTCTTCAGTGTATCCCGTCAGATCTAACGCCtgctcagcccagcaccacaTCCAGCACCTCCATCCGGCGCTGTGCGGCTCCTGGCTGTGCGCGCAGGGCCTGGCACGGGagccagcctgggcaggagacATCGCCAAGCGGCGCCCAGCCGAACCATTTCGCCGGGAACCTGGCAGCAGCCCCATCTGCACAAAACAGAGCCAGGTCTTCCATCGTGACCTGCAGCCATTACATTTGCACTTGGACACGCACAGTGCTGGGTTAGCAGGGCTCTTGTGGAATCTGAGCGAGCCGAACCATTTGAGTAGCTCTGTGGTAAAGCGAGGAAAAAGTCTCCAGTGCCAAGACCGTGTCCGCAGGAGCCCATTCCTTAGAAGTAAGGGACTGGAAACCCCCAACAACCTCCCACGAGAGCCACAGGGGCACCAGAAGCCCTCAGCTGCTGATAaaggccacccctgcagcacagctgcgTTTTCTGCCACATCCGCAGCTCCCGGCACCGCAACGGCTCATGGCAAAGGACCCGATTGCACGTTCCCGAGCGAGCCCTCACTGTGCGGGTGCTCCCACAGCGCAGCATCATATCGCATCTATCGCATCCTCGGAGCGGCTCCCGCTGTTTTTACTGTAGCTAGTACAACAGGAGTGCTAGCTCCTCCATCTATCAAGCCCCTTAATGGATTTGCTACTCTGCATAAGCATCCTCGCCCCTGCTGTAAGTAAACCAAGGAATAAATTAACTCTCGggctgtataaaaaaaaaaaaaaaaaaaaaaggaagagccCACAGAGCGCATCCAGGAGCCCCAGCCGAGCATCCCGCCGCCCTAAATCACCTCCCGGCCCTTCCCAGGCCCAGCCGCCCGCAGCGCCTCTTTTAACACCCGCCGACGGCTGAGCGGGGCGGCCGAGCCGGGGCTGCCGCGACAGCGGCACCGGGGCACCACAGGGGTCCCGCCCGCCGCACCGGGGCACCCGCCTGACAGCGGCTAAGGGGTCCCGAGCGAGCCGtcgccgccgcggggcggggggtgacCACGGGCGCAGAGCGGGGgtccctgccccgctgccccccggcttCGCGCCGCCAGGTGtcccggccgggcccggggcaCAGgggcggcccccccgccccccgcccagcctcggcgctgccggccgcccCAGGACCCCCGCCCCGGGACacagccccgccgccggctcccagctgctgcccggGCGGCCGGGAGGGGCGCAGCGGGGCCGGGGACGCAGCGGGGCCAGACCGCAGCCCCGGGCGGGGGCGCCCGCCGCCGGGAGCCCCGGGGGGTGAGGGGGTTGCTGCCCGCGGCCACGTCCCGCCCGCTCCTCCCCCCCGGCGGTACCTGCCAGGAGGCGGATGTCGGCTCGCGCCGTGTCGCGGCGGAGCGCGCGCACCACCAGCGCCACGGTGCTGTCGTCGCGCAGGGCCTCGGCGCGCGGGCTGCGCTCGTCGTACACCACCACGGCGGCGTAGAGCCCGGCGCGCAGCCGCGCCCGCACCTCGCCCTCGGCCGGCAGGATCTGCTCCAGGCTGACGGCGCCCTTAGCCCGCCGCCGCACGATCGTGTTGCAGCGCACGTTGAGCGCCCCGCGGATGTGGCCGGCGCTGTGCGCCAGGAAGGGGCGGCAGTCCAGCACCAGGCAgcgcccggggccgccggccTCGTCGCGGCACACCAGGCGCCGCAGCGCGCTGCCCTCCATCTCCCGCAGCCCCTCGGTGGCCACCAtggcgggggcgggcgggggagaggagaaggaggaggcgGCCGGGCCGGACCCCGGTGCCGGTACCGATCGCGCACCCCCGCGCGCGCCGCGGCGCCTTTACTacccggcggcggccggcgcgtgcccccgccccccgccccgccccgcccatTCATCCCGCGCCGCGGCCGCATGAATGGACGGaaggcggcgggcgggcgcgggcgACGTCACCGCCTCCATTCACAAAAAATCCGGCCTGGCCGCCGGCCGGCCATGTTCGCAGCGTCTCGTGAAtggggcggcgggcgggcgggcggcgcctcggcctccccccctccccccggcgCCGTGTCACCCCCGCCGCGCGGGCACCGGCATACACACAGCCGGCCGCTGCGGGGCACACACCCGTACGCGGTCGAGCGcacccctgccccccatcccccaccccccaccggGCACGCGCACGTGCACGCGCTCCTCCCCCTCCTTTGTCCCTGAGCGCCCGCtcgggccgggagcggggccgggagcggggcgtACCGAGGGCTCCGCGGGGTCCCTCcgggggcccggccgccgccgccgccacgtTCTCCCCGTCGGTGAGTGACAGCTCGTTGGCCGCAGAGCCTTACAAACgccacagccccctgccagggAAGCAGCCCCCTGGGAGGCTCCTCGGTTTGGTTCCTCACGTGGAGGAAGGCTTTTTCGGCTAAAAGCCGAAGGAGCAAATTCACACTGTCCTGAAGTGACCCCGAGAGGGTTTCCCCATAACCACCACCCAAACACCAGGCCGCCATTTCCCCCAGAAGTCCCCTTTTCGACTGCTCTCCAACTAAAGCAATGCCACAAACCCGGGTGCCAGCAGGTGTGCTCAGggcagggcagctcctgcaAATGGGCGATGCCCGGCCCCGGGTGACTCTGCTTCAGGGGCCTCAGGGTGCTCAGCCACCCCACTGGAGACCCAGATATGGTGGCAGTAAGCTTAAGGGCTCAGTGGTCACCCAAGCCCACCTGCCCCAGCTACTGCTTTCCACAACAGATTTGATGAGAATTAGAAAGCGCAGCTTTGTCCTGAGACCTCTGCGGTTTCCCCCAAGCACGCGGAAAGAGGCAGGCCAGCCTCACGCAAGGAAGCAAAAGCACATCcctgccttctgcagagcagttgTGTGGCCACATTTACAGACATTTTCCTTGCAGACAAAGCGAGCTTTTACACAAGGTGAAACAAATGCAATGGACAGCTCTGAAAAACCTTTCTGTtggaaattttcctttcctcttctgtcttATACCACACACTTAAGCCCAGGAGAAGTTTTGGGTGGAACTGAAGCCAACGCGAGGTGCAAAGGGGGTGCAGGGACTGCCAGGGGTTGCAGTTGcctgtcctcccctcccctgcgTGCCTGGCAGCCGTTTGTTTGGGTAAGGCAGGGTGACACCTTGCTGTGGCGTTTGTTTGGGTAAGGCAGGGTGACACCttgctgtgcctgcctgccacGTCCAAAGCCTACAGCTGGTGACACTCCTGTGTCCTGCCGCTGCCTCTCCCCTGCACTCTGCTCTCTGGCCACTGCTGGGTTCTTCCCTCTGTCTTCGTCAGCCTGATCTTTGCATCACTGGCTTTTGTCTGTGGTGCCAACCCTTTGCCAGCCAAGCTGAATCAGGTTAGCTATCGGGGTAACGCAGCTGCCATTTGTGTAACACACAAACGTATTTGTGCCTATTGCCTAACATAACAGGGACAGAAGGCTGATTTTCTCCTGTTCCAAACTACATCAGAcacaaggaaagaagaaaacctatTTCTACTTGAAGTAAAGCAGATGCTGGCTGGCCAGAAACATGCCAGGGAcatgctttcttcctttgcagaatCCTGCCAGACACCAAAAACCTCAAACAGAGAATCTGC
The Falco rusticolus isolate bFalRus1 chromosome 1, bFalRus1.pri, whole genome shotgun sequence genome window above contains:
- the DUSP4 gene encoding dual specificity protein phosphatase 4 yields the protein MVATEGLREMEGSALRRLVCRDEAGGPGRCLVLDCRPFLAHSAGHIRGALNVRCNTIVRRRAKGAVSLEQILPAEGEVRARLRAGLYAAVVVYDERSPRAEALRDDSTVALVVRALRRDTARADIRLLAGGYERFSSEYPEFCAKTKSLSNVSPPTSAEPLDLGCSSCGTPLHDQGGPVEILPFLYLGSAYHAARRDMLDALGITALLNVSSDCPNHFEGHYQYKCIPVEDNHKADISSWFMEAIEYIDSVKECCGRVLVHCQAGISRSATICLAYLMMKKRVKLEEAFEFVKQRRSIISPNFSFMGQLLQFESQVLATSYAVEAVSPSGTLRERGKATSTPTSQFVFSFPVSVGVHATPSSLPYLHSPITTSPSC